In Podospora pseudopauciseta strain CBS 411.78 chromosome 3, whole genome shotgun sequence, one genomic interval encodes:
- the FAA4_1 gene encoding long-chain fatty acid-CoA ligase (EggNog:ENOG503NVN8; COG:I), producing MAKSSTPIQLIPRMTAKGPFTVEVPGQTPVEGETPVRRQPLAIPEFVERPAPDVTTVYELVRAAVAKYGNAKCVGSRKLVRTHQDKKKIKKIVDGVETEVEKSWTFFEMSPYEYYSYTEYEQLILQLGSGLRKIGLDKADRVHIYAATSANWLATAHGAASQSMPIVTAYDTLGEEGLRYSMVATKAKAIFLDPHLLPTLTNVLAVASSVQAVIWNSQHQVNQDHVDKLKAAYPHINILNFDELVKLGKENPVEPVPPTAEDLCCIMYTSGSTGTPKGVPITHRSVVAAVSGASAIVQPYIGPGDGLLTYLPLAHILEFVFEHAALWWGSTLGYGNPKTLSDASVRNCNGDIREFKPSVLIGVPAVWETVKKGIIGKVNAGSPVVRNLFWGALGLKEKLMYAGLPGSGLLDAVVFKKIKEATGGRLRLCLSAGGPVSKETQKFISFAIAPMIIGYGLTETTAMGTLHNPFEWSADSIGAMTASVEAKLVDFPDAGYYATNKPNPQGEIWLRGPTVLKEYYENEKETAEAITPDGWFKTGDIGEWDKNGHLKIIDRKKNLVKTLNGEYIALEKLESIYRSVPVVANICVYADAEQAKPIAIIVPAEPALKNLAAQLGIEGDSVEALVHDKKLHSAVLKELQAQGRAGGLSGIEIIDGVVIVEDEWTPQNGLVTAAQKLNRRGILEKYKKDVAKAYGK from the exons ATGGCCAAGTCATCGACACCCATCCAGCTCATCCCACGCATGACGGCGAAGGGCCCCTTCACTGTTGAAGTTCCCGGCCAGACTCCCGTCGAGGGCGAGACGCCAGTTCGCAGACAACCGCTGGCTATCCCAGAATTCGTCGAGCGGCCTGCTCCCGATGTCACCACCGTCTATGAGCTTGTCCGCGCCGCTGTCGCCAAGTACGGCAATGCCAAGTGTGTGGGGTCCCGCAAGCTCGTCCGGACACAccaggacaagaagaagatcaagaagattgTGGATGGTGTCGAGACCGAGGTGGAGAAGTCATGGACCTTCTTCGAGATGAGCCCCTATGAGTACTACAGCTACACCGAGTACGAGCAGTTGATTCTGCAGCTCGGCTCCGGCCTGCGCAAGATTGGCCTCGACAAGGCCGACCGCGTCCACATCTACGCTGCCACCAGCGCCAACTGGCTGGCGACGGCTCACGGTGCTGCCTCCCAGAGCATGCCCATCGTGACTGCTTATGACACTCTCGGCGAGGAAGGTCTCAGATACTCCATGGTCGccaccaaggccaaggctaTCTTCCTCGACCCCCATCTTCTGCCTACCTTGACCAACGTCTTGGCCGTTGCCTCGTCCGTTCAGGCTGTCATCTGGAACAGCCAGCACCAGGTCAACCAGGACCACGTGgacaagctcaaggctgcCTACCCTCACATCAACATTCTCAACTTTGACGAGCTCGTCAAGCTCGGCAAGGAGAACCCCGTTGAGCCCGTCCCTCCCACCGCCGAGGACCTCTGCTGCATCATGTACACCTCTGGCTCTACCGGTACCCCCAAGGGCGTGCCCATCACCCACAGATCCGTTGTTGCTGCCG TTTCTGGTGCCAGCGCTATCGTCCAGCCTTATATCGGACCTGGCGATGGTCTGCTCACGTACCTTCCTCTGGCCCACATTCTCGAGTTCGTTTTCGAGCACGCCGCTCTCTGGTGGGGTTCCACTCTCGGTTACGGAAATCCGAAGACCCTCTCTGATGCCTCGGTCCGCAACTGCAACGGCGACATCCGCGAGTTCAAGCCTAGTGTGTTGATCGGCGTTCCTGCCGTGTGGGAAACTGTCAAGAAGGGCATCATTGGCAAGGTCAATGCTGGCAGCCCCGTTGTCCGCAACCTCTTCTGGGGTGCCCTTGGCCTCAAGGAGAAGTTGATGTATGCTGGTCTTCCTGGCAGCGGTCTTCTGGATGCCGTCGTGttcaagaagatcaaggaggctACTGGTGGTCGTCTCAGACTGTGCCTCAGCGCCGGTGGGCCCGTCTCCAAGGAGACCCAAAAGTTCATCAGCTTCGCCATCGCTCCCATGATTATCGGTTATGGTTTGACCGAGACGACCGCCATGGGTACTCTCCACAACCCCTTTGAGTGGTCTGCCGATTCCATTGGTGCCATGACCGCGTCCGTCGAAGCCAAGCTTGTTGACTTCCCCGATGCCGGCTACTATGCCACCAACAAGCCCAACCCCCAGGGTGAGATCTGGCTGCGCGGTCCCACAGTGCTCAAGGAGTACTACGAAAACGAGAAGGAGACGGCCGAAGCCATCACCCCCGATGGCTGGTTCAAGACTGGTGATATTGGTGAGTGGGACAAGAACGGCCACCTCAAGATCATCGATCGCAAGAAGAACCTGGTCAAGACCCTCAACGGCGAGTACATTGCTCTTGAGAAGCTCGAGTCCATCTACCGGTCCGTACCTGTTGTCGCCAACATCTGCGTGTACGCCGATGCCGAGCAGGCCAagcccatcgccatcatcgttCCCGCCGAGCCAGCACTGAAGAACCTGGCGGCTCAGCTTGGTATTGAGGGCGATAGTGTCGAGGCGCTTGTGCATGATAAGAAGCTGCACAGCGCTGTCCTCAAGGAGCTCCAGGCCCAGGGTCGTGCCGGTGGTCTCTCGGGCATTGAGATcattgatggtgttgttatCGTCGAGGATGAGTGGACTCCTCAGAAT GGCCTCGTGACCGCTGCCCAGAAGCTCAACCGCAGAGGCATTCTTGAGAAGTACAAGAAGGATGTCGCCAAGGCCTATGGCAAATAA
- the RKM5 gene encoding Ribosomal protein lysine methyltransferase (COG:F; EggNog:ENOG503NYZD): MKLEKLLQALGQQPIESSEEVCQLTRLLCCQLETFELFAQELPSQNLGFVDSKASTVELTIAGRDLTIHQSPGVLSSNRAGGTTGAVVWKVTPLFAEWISSASSLLFQSEILSSNSLVLELGCGISALVGLCLAPRVKGYVLTDQPYVAKFVEQNVAENAHISASSTGKGKAKGKKTKATAASHSKDNNVVFTPLDWETDEATPSLLTNLPDTAGRKSFDAIIACDCIYNEALIDPLVSTCADICRLRTRESDTEANPTICVVAQQLRDDQVFEGWLARFMESFHTWRAPDELLPNGLKPSSGFVVHIGILKEAYTP; this comes from the exons ATGAAGTTGGAGAAGCTGTTGCAAGCTCTGGGACAGCAGCCCATAGAGTCGTCCGAGGAAG TCTGTCAACTAACACGCCTACTTTGCTGCCAACTAGAGACGTTTGAGCTGTTTGCCCAGGAGCTCCCCTCACAGAATCTTGGCTTCGTCGACTCCAAGGCCTCCACAGTCGAACTGACCATCGCTGGCCGGGATCTTACCATCCATCAGTCACCTGGCGTGCTGTCATCCAACCGTGCCGGCGGCACAACAGGAGCTG TCGTCTGGAAAGTTACACCTCTCTTTGCAGAATGGATCAGCTCTGCATCATCTCTGCTTTTCCAGTCTGAGATCCTGTCCTCGAACTCTCTCGTGTTGGAGCTAGGGTGTGGCATCTCAGCACTGGTCGGCCTGTGCCTGGCGCCTCGTGTCAAGGGCTACGTCTTGACCGATCAGCCTTATGTCGCCAAGTTTGTTGAGCAAAACGTTGCCGAAAATGCTCAcatctcagcctcctccactGGCAAAGGAAAGgcaaaagggaagaaaaCAAAGGCGACGGCGGCCAGTCACTCAAAAGACAACAATGTCGTCTTTACTCCCTTGGATTGGGAAACAGACGAAGCGACGCCCTCTCTTCTCACCAACCTGCCAGACACAGCAGGAAGAAAGAGCTTCGATGCTATCATTGCATGTGACTGCATCTACAACGAAGCGCTCATCGACCCGCTTGTGTCTACATGCGCTGATATCTGCCGGCTGAGAACTCGAGAGTCTGACACCGAGGCAAATCCCACCATCTGTGTGGTTGCGCAACAGCTGAGGGACGATCAAGTCTTTGAAGGATGGCTCGCGAGATTTATGGAGTCTTTTCACACATGGAGAGCTCCTGATGAGTTGTTGCCAAATGGGTTGAAGCCGAGCTCGGGGTTTGTGGTTCATATTGGGATATTGAAGGAGGCATATACCCCTTAG